The Paenibacillus mucilaginosus 3016 genome includes the window GAAGACGCGGCGAAGGCCGAGCGCCGGGTATCCACGCTCATGGGCGACAAGGTTGATCCCCGCAAGCGGTGGATCATCGAGAACGTGGACTTTACGGAATTTGAAGAATAAACGGGGGGCCTCTCGTGAGCATACTCGAAAATTTCCTGCCGGCCTTTCTCGAAGAGGTTGTAGGCGACCGGTTCGGCCGGTATTCCAAATATATCATTCAAGACCGGGCGATCCCGGATGTGCGTGACGGGCTGAAGCCCGTGCAGCGGCGGATCCTGTACGCCATGTACGATGCGGGCAATACGCCCGACAAGCCATACCGCAAGTCCGCCAAGACGGTCGGGGACGTCATGGGCAACTACCATCCGCACGGCGACTCCTCGATCTACGAGGGCATGGTGCGGATGGCCCAGCCCTGGAAGATGGGCCACGTGCTCATTGACGGGCACGGGAACTGGGGCTCGATGGACGACGACCCGGCAGCGGCGATGCGTTATACGGAAGCGCGCCTGTCCGAGATCGCCCTGGAGCTGCTGCGCGACATCGAGAAGCGCACCGTTCTGTTCAAGGACAACTTCGACAATACGACGAAGGAGCCGGTGGTGCTGCCTTCCCGGTACCCGAACCTGCTCGTCAACGGGGTCAGCGGGATCTCATCCGGCTTCGCGACGGAGATTCCGACGCATAACCTGCGAGAGGTCGTCGATGCCTGTATCGCGCTGATCGACAAGCCGGATTCGACGCTCGAGGAACTGATGACGATTGTCAAAGGGCCTGACTTCCCGACCGGCGGCATCATCATGGGTTCCGAGGGCATCCGCGAGGCGTACCGCACAGGGCGCGGCCGGATCTATCACCGGGCCCGGACGAGCATTGAAGACCAGCGGGGCGGCCGGCAGACGATCGTGATTACCGAGATTCCTTACCAGGTCGTGAAGAGCCGTCTCGTTACGGCGATGGAGAACATCCGCCTCGAGAAGAAGATCGAGGGGATCTCCGAAGTCCGTGACGAGAGCGGCCGCGAAGGCCTGCGGATCGTCGTCGAGCTCAAGAAAGACGCGGATGCCCAGAGCATCCTGGCTTACCTGCTGAAGAAGACCGATCTGCAGGTGGCTTACAGCTTCAACATGGTCGCGATCGTCAACAAGACGCCGAAGCAGCTCGGCCTCATCGAGATGCTGCAGGCTTATATCGAGCACCAGAAGGAAGTCGTCACCCACCGTTCGCGTTATGAGCTCGAGAAGGCGGAGGACCGCGCCCACGTGCTCGAAGGTCTTGTGAAGGCGCTCAATATTCTCGACGAAGTGATTGCGGCCATCCGCTCGTCCAAGAACCGGCAGGATGCGCAGAACAACCTCGTGGAGAAGTTCGCCTTCACCGAGCGTCAGGCCGATGCGATCCTGACCCTCCAGCTCTATCGCCTCACGAATCTCGAGATTCACTCGCTCGAGAAGGAACTGAAGGAAGTGCAGAAGCTCATCGATATGCTGCGCGGCATTCTCGGCAGCGAGAAGAAGCTGCTCGCAGTAATCAAAAAGGAAATGAGCGAGATCCGCGACAAGTACGCGATTGCTCGGCGCTCCGATATTCAGGACGAGGTGGAAGAGCTGAAGGTCAACCTGCAGGCGATCGTGACGGCCGAAGATGTCTTCGTTACCGTTTCCAACGATGGCTATGTCAAAAGGACGGGCAAGCTGAGCTTCATCCGCTCCGGCGGGGAGATCGACAAGACCGGACTCAAGGAAGGCGATTATCTGCGCCATCTGTTCGATGTCAATACGCTGGAGAACCTGCTGATCTTCACCCAGAAGGGCCAGTACTTCCTGCTGCCTGTCCATGCGATTCCGGAGTACAAGTGGAAGGAGAACGGGACGGCCATCGTCAACGTGATTCCGCTGCCGAAGGATGACCGGATCGTGCACGTCATGGCGCTGAAGGACTTCGAGCAGCCGGGCAAGTCGCTGCTGTTCGTCACGCGCAAGGGCCAGGTCAAGAGGACCGAGCTGAAGGATTACGCAACGACCCGGTCGACCGGTATCGTGGCGGTCAAGATCGGCGAGGGCGACGCCCTGCTGGATGTGCTGATGAGCACCGGAGGTCTCGACCTGCTGCTCGTATCGAAGCAGGGGCAGGCGATCCGGTTCAAGGAAGACGAAGTGAACCCGATGGGCCGAGCGGCGGCCGGTGTGCGCGGCATGCAGCTCAAAGAGGATGACGAGCTGGTAGCCGCCCGCTGGATCGACGGGGACGAAGGCGAAGTGGTTGTGATTACCGATCTCGGGTATGCGAAGCGTTCGCTTGTGGCGGATTATGCGCTTCAGGGCCGCGGAGGCAAAGGCGTATTCACCTTTGAATTCAAGGAAGGCAAGAGGGTGAAGCCGAACGGCAGCGTGCTGCGCAGTGCTTACGTGGTGAAGGAACCGTTCGACCTGACCGCCGTGCTGAGCACGGGTGAGCGTGTGACCTTCTCGACCGAACAGGCGCCGATCGAGGACCGCAAGTCGATAGGCAAAGCGATCCTGCCGCTGAATAAGGGCGAGACCGTGCTCGATGTTTTGAG containing:
- the gyrA gene encoding DNA gyrase subunit A — translated: MSILENFLPAFLEEVVGDRFGRYSKYIIQDRAIPDVRDGLKPVQRRILYAMYDAGNTPDKPYRKSAKTVGDVMGNYHPHGDSSIYEGMVRMAQPWKMGHVLIDGHGNWGSMDDDPAAAMRYTEARLSEIALELLRDIEKRTVLFKDNFDNTTKEPVVLPSRYPNLLVNGVSGISSGFATEIPTHNLREVVDACIALIDKPDSTLEELMTIVKGPDFPTGGIIMGSEGIREAYRTGRGRIYHRARTSIEDQRGGRQTIVITEIPYQVVKSRLVTAMENIRLEKKIEGISEVRDESGREGLRIVVELKKDADAQSILAYLLKKTDLQVAYSFNMVAIVNKTPKQLGLIEMLQAYIEHQKEVVTHRSRYELEKAEDRAHVLEGLVKALNILDEVIAAIRSSKNRQDAQNNLVEKFAFTERQADAILTLQLYRLTNLEIHSLEKELKEVQKLIDMLRGILGSEKKLLAVIKKEMSEIRDKYAIARRSDIQDEVEELKVNLQAIVTAEDVFVTVSNDGYVKRTGKLSFIRSGGEIDKTGLKEGDYLRHLFDVNTLENLLIFTQKGQYFLLPVHAIPEYKWKENGTAIVNVIPLPKDDRIVHVMALKDFEQPGKSLLFVTRKGQVKRTELKDYATTRSTGIVAVKIGEGDALLDVLMSTGGLDLLLVSKQGQAIRFKEDEVNPMGRAAAGVRGMQLKEDDELVAARWIDGDEGEVVVITDLGYAKRSLVADYALQGRGGKGVFTFEFKEGKRVKPNGSVLRSAYVVKEPFDLTAVLSTGERVTFSTEQAPIEDRKSIGKAILPLNKGETVLDVLRLQ